One Setaria viridis chromosome 7, Setaria_viridis_v4.0, whole genome shotgun sequence genomic region harbors:
- the LOC117864722 gene encoding uncharacterized protein yields the protein MDDGIFEGIFEGFGGNGGQGNGGQGGGGQGNGGQGPARLVWTEVMSAFVLRRFTEMVGEGLKTDKGFKEVHLNSVASDLREFTGLEVSGTQVYNHLRKWRAKWVKISKLKELSGSNWDEENYMITLAPEHYKGHIKDHPKDAEYLNIPIKNFVQMQMIFGSGVATGRFAMGSNEALGQPFVVPETMDVEADAPATAAPTEGTKDASSSGGKVGGGKRKRMVSEDDASLMHAMTDAIWGFAAAVQDAAHAEVYPGTYEACMNTPGFLRPLLMKAWNHMTANKASAIQFVKMSPEDRDLWMRTYLEDNNLL from the exons ATGGATGATGGTATCTTTGAGGGTATCTTTGAGGGATTTGGGGGTAATGGTGGGCAGGGAAATGGTGGACAAGGAGGTGGTGGGCAGGGAAATGGTGGGCAGGGGCCTGCAAGACTAGTGTGGACAGAAGTAATGTCTGCATTTGTCCTAAGGAGGTTCACTGAGATGGTTGGGGAGGGACTAAAGACCGACAAAGGTTTTAAAGAGGTACATCTGAATAGTGTGGCTAGTGATCTGCGTGAGTTTACAGGGTTGGAGGTTAGCGGAACTCAGGTGTACAATCATCTTCGCAAATGGCGGGCCAAATGGGTGAAAATCAGCAAACTGAAGGAGCTTAGCGGGTCCAACTGGGATGAAGAGAACTACATGATAACACTAGCACCAGAGCACTACAAAGGGCACATCAAG GACCACCCTAAGGATGCGGAGTACCTCAACATCCCAATCAAGAACTTTGTTCAGATGCAGATGATCTTTGGAAGTGGTGTTGCTACAGGAAGGTTTGCAATGGGATCAAATGAAGCCCTTGGACAACCATTTGTTGTGCCTGAGACAATGGATGTGGAGGCAGATGCTCCAGCAACAGCGGCACCAACTGAAGGAACAAAGGATGCTTCAAGCTCTGGAGGCAAGGTTGGCggggggaagaggaagaggatggtaaGCGAAGACGATGCTTCACTGATGCATGCAATGACTGATGCTATCTGGGGATTTGCAGCTGCTGTGCAAGACGCTGCTCATGCTGAAGTGTACCCTGGAACATATGAAGCATGCATGAACACTCCAGGTTTTCTAAGACCTCTATTGATGAAAGCTTGGAACCACATGACCGCAAACAAAGCTAGTGCTATTCAGTTTGTGAAGATGTCACCAGAAGATAGAGACCTGTGGATGAGAACCTACCTGGAAGACAATAACCTTCTGTGA
- the LOC117865584 gene encoding MEIOTIC F-BOX protein MOF — MAPRPPMGRSSSRFPVAAGDRLSSLPDDLLHAIMSFLPVRQAVQTCVLSRRWEHLWCSMPCLNIDQLEFNSTASGARGGSQFEEFEPEFISTASGARGGSQFEEFVNNLLMFHSASSLDMFRFRFTCGYQLFKVVERWIRRAMKCCPAVMEIYSSSGLFHRFPHLGSSACRLKKLHLVAISLDESFTQQLPSGCPVLEDLELNECHLHSPEIKSYTLKNLIITGCRTYSGRVLTITAPALVSFYLVFTVVVWNSDGVLVNEMPALVKAKVCLESSSPEGPCKLLCSLTNVRNLELSGLETLVCFFCYSYGIILIVSIILLYC; from the coding sequence ATGGCCCCAAGGCCACCAATGGGGAGGAGCTCCAGCAGGTTTCCTGTGGCTGCAGGAGACCGGCTGAGCTCGTTGCCGGACGACCTCCTTCACGCCATCATGTCGTTCCTCCCGGTGCGGCAGGCTGTGCAAACATGTGTGCTGTCACGGAGGTGGGAGCACCTCTGGTGCTCCATGCCATGTCTCAACATCGATCAACTGGAGTTCAACTCAACAGCCTCAGGGGCAAGGGGAGGTAGTCAGTTTGAGGAATTTGAACCGGAGTTCATCTCAACAGCCTCAGGGGCAAGGGGAGGTAGTCAGTTTGAGGAATTTGTCAACAACCTGTTGATGTTTCACAGTGCCTCATCGTTGGATATGTTCCGGTTTCGTTTTACATGCGGCTATCAGCTGTTTAAAGTCGTTGAGCGATGGATCCGCCGTGCAATGAAGTGCTGCCCTGCAGTGATGGAGATATACTCTTCTAGTGGTCTCTTTCATAGATTTCCTCATTTGGGTTCCAGTGCCTGTCGCCTCAAAAAGCTGCATCTTGTTGCTATTTCTCTGGACGAGAGTTTCACTCAGCAGCTTCCTTCTGGTTGCCCTGTCCTAGAAGATTTGGAGCTCAACGAATGCCATCTTCATTCTCCAGAAATCAAGTCTTACACCCTGAAGAACTTGATAATCACGGGTTGTAGAACTTACAGTGGTCGTGTGCTGACCATCACAGCTCCAGCGCTAGTTTCTTTTTACCTGGTCTTTACTGTTGTTGTATGGAACTCGGATGGTGTTTTGGTGAATGAGATGCCAGCCCTTGTAAAAGCAAAGGTTTGTTTGGAAAGCAGCTCACCAGAAGGACCATGCAAGCTTCTTTGCAGTCTGACTAACGTGAGAAATTTGGAGTTATCTGGTTTAGAAACATTGGTATGTTTCTTCTGTTACTCCTATGGTATCATTTTAATAGTATCGATCATTCTCTTGTATTGTTGA